A DNA window from Litorivicinus lipolyticus contains the following coding sequences:
- the rfbA gene encoding glucose-1-phosphate thymidylyltransferase RfbA: MKGIILAGGSGTRLHPITRGVSKQMLPVYDKPMIYYPLSVLMLAGIREVLIISTPHDLPNFEQLLGDGSDFGISLSYAEQPSPDGLAQAFIIGESFIADDSVCLILGDNIFYGYGFSGMLKAASQRQRGGTVFGYHVNDPERFGVVEFDANGRAVSIEEKPTQPKSNYAVTGLYFYDNRVVELAKQVTPSARGELEITDLNNAYLALGELNVSVMGRGFAWLDTGTHDSLMAAGTYIQTIEQRQGLKVACLEEIAFRNGWLSRGHLLELGQSLSKTGYGQYLLRIVDDPAF; encoded by the coding sequence ATGAAGGGAATTATCCTCGCAGGCGGGTCGGGGACTCGATTGCACCCGATCACACGGGGGGTATCGAAACAGATGCTGCCGGTCTACGACAAGCCGATGATTTATTACCCATTATCGGTGTTGATGTTGGCGGGCATACGCGAGGTACTCATCATCTCGACGCCGCACGACCTGCCCAACTTTGAACAGTTGCTGGGTGACGGCAGCGATTTTGGTATCTCACTCAGCTACGCCGAACAGCCATCCCCTGACGGCTTAGCCCAGGCATTTATCATTGGCGAATCGTTCATTGCAGATGACAGTGTTTGTTTGATTCTGGGTGATAATATTTTTTACGGGTACGGGTTCAGTGGCATGCTAAAAGCGGCGTCCCAGCGTCAACGTGGCGGCACGGTATTTGGTTACCACGTCAACGACCCTGAACGTTTCGGTGTGGTTGAGTTTGATGCCAACGGCCGGGCGGTCTCGATCGAAGAGAAGCCAACCCAGCCGAAATCGAATTATGCAGTCACGGGGTTGTACTTTTACGATAATCGCGTGGTCGAGCTGGCTAAACAGGTGACCCCAAGCGCCCGCGGGGAACTCGAAATTACCGACCTTAACAACGCCTACCTGGCGTTGGGTGAACTCAATGTCAGCGTGATGGGGCGTGGTTTTGCCTGGTTAGACACCGGGACACACGATTCGTTGATGGCGGCGGGCACCTATATACAAACGATCGAGCAGCGGCAGGGCTTGAAGGTGGCTTGCCTTGAAGAAATCGCGTTTCGAAACGGGTGGTTAAGCCGAGGCCATCTGCTCGAGTTGGGTCAATCCCTGAGCAAGACCGGGTATGGGCAATACCTGCTTCGGATTGTGGATGACCCTGCGTTTTGA